One Gimesia aquarii DNA segment encodes these proteins:
- a CDS encoding cupin domain-containing protein: MTESTQKNYHLADFSQIEGTSCPCGTARRAFADVPEFPGTLHVTEISETAELHYHRKLTETYYFLECGEDAQMQLDDELISVKAGMSIVIPPGVRHRAIGTMKIINIVFPKFDPEDEWLD, translated from the coding sequence ATGACAGAATCGACACAGAAAAATTATCATCTCGCTGATTTTTCTCAAATAGAAGGCACTTCATGCCCCTGTGGTACTGCACGACGCGCTTTTGCTGATGTACCTGAGTTTCCTGGTACCTTACATGTGACAGAAATATCCGAGACTGCGGAACTGCATTATCATCGAAAGCTAACAGAAACCTATTACTTCCTTGAATGTGGCGAAGATGCCCAGATGCAATTGGACGATGAACTGATTTCAGTCAAGGCCGGTATGTCAATCGTCATACCACCGGGAGTGCGTCATCGGGCTATTGGAACGATGAAAATCATCAATATCGTCTTCCCCAAATTTGACCCGGAAGATGAATGGCTCGACTAA